Proteins from one Chroococcidiopsis sp. CCMEE 29 genomic window:
- a CDS encoding DJ-1/PfpI family protein, which translates to MATRVSTSAIAIGMVLFPNLTQLDFTAPYEVFSRLPHAKVYLLAPTIEPIYSESGLCLFPNTSFKRSPALDVLFVPGGLGVNAKLEDAAYLHFLKTQGEHARYVTSVCTGSLLLAAAGLLQGYRATTHWFSMELLEMFGVETVADRVVIDRNRITGGGVTAGIDFGLVLAAQLYGEMVAQEIQLWMEYNPAPPFQSGSPQTASPDVVENARVEGKSLWETRRQIIQRITHC; encoded by the coding sequence ATGGCAACTCGAGTAAGCACTAGCGCAATCGCGATTGGCATGGTGCTATTTCCTAACCTGACTCAATTAGATTTTACAGCTCCTTATGAAGTCTTTTCTCGTCTACCTCATGCCAAAGTTTATCTATTAGCTCCAACTATCGAGCCGATTTACTCTGAGTCTGGTCTTTGCCTCTTTCCCAATACTAGCTTTAAACGATCTCCAGCCCTAGATGTGTTATTTGTTCCAGGTGGTCTAGGTGTTAACGCCAAGCTGGAAGATGCTGCATATCTCCATTTTCTGAAAACGCAGGGAGAACATGCTCGTTACGTGACTTCAGTTTGTACCGGTTCGCTCTTACTAGCAGCCGCAGGCTTACTCCAAGGATACCGCGCCACCACTCACTGGTTTTCTATGGAGTTATTAGAGATGTTTGGAGTTGAGACGGTTGCCGATCGAGTTGTCATTGATCGCAATCGGATTACAGGTGGAGGAGTTACCGCCGGAATTGACTTTGGATTAGTGCTAGCCGCCCAACTGTATGGGGAAATGGTGGCTCAGGAGATCCAGTTATGGATGGAATACAATCCCGCACCTCCATTTCAAAGTGGTTCCCCACAAACGGCTAGCCCTGATGTTGTAGAAAACGCGCGGGTGGAGGGTAAGAGCCTCTGGGAAACGCGAAGGCAAATAATTCAACGCATCACCCATTGTTAG
- a CDS encoding GMC family oxidoreductase, with product MLNQFSNRRRFLQNAALFSTGLVTSLAYSRKAISLNPSAPVEYIVVGSGAGGGPLAVNLAKAGHKVVLIEAGGDSEGDDLIQVPLFSPLVGEDPRVRWDYFVRQYTDEERQKRNSKYVADRGGVLYPRAGTLGGCTVHNLMITIYPNNSDWDAIAELTGDPSWKAENMRKYFERLEQCHYVERPTSTDNPTRHGFDGWLATEITDPAMFAQDSNMKRILLSAEREAGAKNVLDKFLRKELDPNSWEVTLKDAEGLYNIPQATRNGRRRGPRDLIRETAAALPNNLIVKTNTLVTRVIFRGKDAVGVEYLEGAHLYRADPQAQPDGPEPGPKKVMYASRETILAAGAFNSPQILKLSGIGPADELHHHGIKQIVNLPGVGENLQDRYEVGVITQMNSDFNLTQNCTPGQPSDPCMAQFEQGKGVYTSNATFAGHIRKSDPARRVPDLFIFGLPVPYQGYYPGWSQPLSKVGNQFSWTVLKAHTRNRAGTVKLRSADPRDTPEINFHYFTEGSDIEGEDLASVVNGVEFVRRMNAHIADISQEVIPGPTVRSREEIIKFAEAEAWGHHASCTNKIGPKSDPMAVVDSEFRVHGVRNLRIVDASVFPRVPGYFIVTPIYMISEKASDVILASADSQRILPVYESR from the coding sequence ATGCTCAATCAGTTTTCTAATCGTCGTCGCTTTCTTCAAAATGCCGCTCTATTCTCTACTGGTTTAGTAACTTCATTAGCCTATTCTCGGAAAGCTATTTCTCTCAACCCATCAGCGCCTGTCGAATACATTGTAGTTGGTTCTGGTGCGGGCGGCGGTCCTCTCGCTGTCAATCTGGCAAAGGCAGGGCATAAGGTCGTTTTAATCGAGGCGGGTGGCGATAGTGAAGGCGACGATCTCATTCAAGTGCCATTATTCAGCCCGCTCGTCGGCGAAGATCCAAGAGTGAGATGGGATTACTTCGTTCGGCAGTATACGGACGAGGAACGTCAAAAGCGGAATAGTAAGTACGTTGCTGACCGAGGAGGAGTGTTGTATCCGCGCGCTGGTACGCTCGGCGGATGCACCGTGCATAATCTGATGATTACGATTTATCCCAATAACAGTGACTGGGATGCGATCGCCGAGCTGACTGGCGATCCCAGCTGGAAAGCGGAGAATATGCGAAAGTACTTTGAGCGGCTTGAGCAGTGCCATTATGTTGAGCGACCGACAAGCACGGACAACCCAACACGTCATGGATTTGATGGCTGGCTGGCTACCGAGATTACCGATCCCGCAATGTTTGCTCAGGATAGCAATATGAAGCGGATCTTGCTGTCTGCTGAGCGTGAAGCGGGTGCCAAAAACGTGCTTGACAAATTTTTACGCAAGGAACTCGACCCAAATTCTTGGGAAGTTACCCTTAAGGATGCCGAAGGACTCTACAATATCCCGCAAGCGACTCGCAATGGTCGGCGGCGTGGTCCACGTGACCTGATTAGAGAGACTGCTGCCGCGCTACCAAACAACCTGATTGTTAAAACCAACACCCTAGTAACTCGCGTGATTTTCCGTGGCAAGGATGCAGTTGGTGTTGAGTACCTTGAGGGTGCTCATCTTTATCGAGCCGATCCGCAAGCTCAGCCTGATGGACCAGAACCTGGACCCAAAAAGGTCATGTATGCTTCTCGCGAAACAATCCTGGCAGCAGGGGCTTTTAACAGCCCACAAATTCTCAAACTCTCCGGCATTGGTCCGGCAGATGAACTGCACCATCATGGCATCAAGCAAATCGTCAACCTTCCAGGAGTTGGCGAGAACCTGCAAGACCGCTACGAAGTCGGTGTGATAACGCAGATGAATTCGGATTTCAATCTCACCCAGAACTGTACTCCAGGACAACCGTCAGATCCTTGTATGGCTCAGTTTGAGCAGGGTAAGGGGGTTTATACGAGCAACGCCACGTTCGCAGGTCATATTCGGAAGTCCGATCCAGCCCGAAGAGTTCCTGACCTATTCATCTTTGGTTTGCCTGTACCCTACCAAGGCTATTATCCTGGTTGGTCCCAGCCCCTCTCAAAAGTAGGAAACCAATTTAGCTGGACTGTGCTGAAAGCGCACACACGTAATCGCGCCGGAACCGTAAAACTACGCTCTGCTGACCCACGGGATACTCCCGAAATCAACTTCCATTATTTTACTGAAGGTAGTGACATCGAAGGCGAGGATTTGGCATCGGTTGTGAATGGGGTAGAATTTGTGCGTCGCATGAACGCGCATATTGCGGATATCTCACAAGAGGTGATTCCAGGTCCAACGGTGCGCTCGCGCGAAGAGATTATCAAATTTGCGGAGGCTGAAGCGTGGGGCCATCATGCCTCATGCACAAACAAAATAGGTCCAAAAAGCGACCCTATGGCTGTGGTCGATAGTGAATTTCGCGTTCACGGTGTACGTAATCTGCGTATTGTAGATGCTTCGGTCTTCCCGCGCGTTCCCGGCTACTTTATTGTCACACCGATCTATATGATTAGTGAAAAAGCAAGTGACGTTATATTAGCAAGCGCTGACAGTCAAAGGATCTTGCCTGTATATGAAAGTAGGTGA